From Triticum aestivum cultivar Chinese Spring chromosome 4A, IWGSC CS RefSeq v2.1, whole genome shotgun sequence, a single genomic window includes:
- the LOC123086852 gene encoding subtilisin-like protease SBT1.7, with protein MDRMLMRLLLVVALAVAAAAAEQRATYIVHMAKSAMPAEYADHGEWYGASLRSVSTGGAPAAKMLYSYDTVLHGFSARLTEQEASDMAGMDGVLAVNPETRYELHTTRTPEFLGLAGSEGLFPQSGTGGDVVVGVLDTGVWPESKSYDDAGLGEVPSSWKGACMAGADFNSSACNRKLVGARFFNRGYEAAMGPMDTSRESRSPRDDDGHGTHTSSTAAGSAVADADLFGFASGTARGMAPKARVAVYKVCWLGGCFSSDILAGMDAAVDDGCGVLSLSLGGGSADYSRDSVAIGAFAAMEQNVVVSCSAGNAGPGSATLSNVAPWITTVGAGTLDRDFPAYVQLGNGKNYTGVSLYAGKAPPSTPTPLVYAGNASNSTSGNLCMPGTLSPEKVQGKIVVCDRGISARVQKGFVVRDAGGAGMVLANTAANGQELVADAHLLPATGVGEKEGAAIKSYIASESKPTATIVVAGTQVDVRPSPLVAAFSSRGPNMITPEILKPDIIGPGVNILAAWTGKAGPTGLAADTRRVNFNIISGTSMSCPHVSGLAALLRSAHPEWSPAAVRSALMTTAYSTYTGGAGAPILDAATGAAATPFDYGAGHVDPTRAVEPGLVYDLGTSDYVDFLCALKYTPNMIAALARNKTYGCAANKTYAVANLNYPSFSVAYSTANGEAGDSGATTVTHTRTLTNVGAAGTYKVDASVSMSGVTVDVKPAELEFTAAGEKKSYTVSFTAAKSQPSGTAGFGRLVWSDGKHTVASPIAITWT; from the coding sequence ATGGACAGGATGCTGATGAGGCTGCTGctggtggtggctctcgccgtggcggcggcagcggcggagcagCGCGCCACGTACATAGTTCACATGGCCAAGTCTGCCATGCCGGCCGAGTACGCCGACCACGGCGAGTGGTACggcgcctcgctgcgctcggtgtcCACGGGTGGTGCCCCGGCTGCCAAGATGCTGTACTCCTACGACACCGTCCTGCATGGCTTCTCGGCGCGGCTCACCGAGCAGGAGGCCAGCGACATGGCGGGCATGGACGGCGTCCTGGCCGTGAACCCCGAGACGCGGTACGAGCTGCACACCACGCGGACGCCTGAGTTCCTGGGGCTCGCCGGGAGCGAGGGCCTGTTCCCGCAGTCTGGCACGGGCGGCGACGTCGTCGTCGGGGTGCTCGACACCGGCGTCTGGCCCGAGAGCAAGAGCTACGATGACGCGGGCCTCGGCGAGGTGCCGTCGTCGTGGAAGGGCGCGTGCATGGCCGGCGCGGACTTCAACTCCTCGGCCTGCAACCGGAAGCTCGTCGGCGCGCGGTTCTTCAACCGGGGCTACGAGGCAGCGATGGGGCCCATGGACACCAGCAGGGAGTCGCGCTCCCCGCGCGACGACGACGGGCACGGGACGCACACGTCGTCCACCGCTGCCGGCTCCGCTGTCGCAGACGCTGACCTGTTCGGGTTCGCGTCCGGCACGGCGCGCGGCATGGCGCCCAAGGCGCGCGTGGCCGTGTACAAGGTGTGCTGGCTCGGCGGCTGCTTCAGCTCGGACATCCTCGCCGGCATGGACGCCGCCGTCGACGACGGCTGCGGCGTGCTCTCGCTCTCGCTCGGCGGTGGTTCCGCCGACTACTCGCGCGACAGCGTCGCCATCGGCGCCTTCGCCGCGATGGAGCAGAACGTCGTGGTGTCCTGCTCGGCCGGGAACGCCGGGCCCGGGAGCGCCACGCTCTCCAACGTGGCGCCTTGGATCACCACCGTGGGCGCGGGCACCCTCGACCGCGACTTCCCGGCGTACGTTCAACTCGGGAACGGCAAGAACTACACCGGCGTGTCCCTCTACGCTGGGAAGGCCCCGCCGTCGACCCCGACCCCCCTCGTATACGCGGGCAACGCCTCGAACTCCACCAGCGGAAATCTCTGCATGCCGGGGACCCTCTCGCCGGAGAAGGTGCAAGGGAAGATCGTGGTCTGCGACCGCGGCATCAGCGCGCGCGTCCAGAAAGGCTTCGTAGTGCGCGACGCTGGAGGTGCCGGCATGGTGCTCGCCAACACCGCCGCCAAcggccaggagctcgtcgccgATGCCCACCTCCTGCCCGCGACCGGCGTGGGTGAAAAGGAAGGTGCCGCGATAAAGTCTTACATAGCATCCGAGTCCAAGCCGACGGCAACGATTGTGGTCGCCGGGACACAGGTGGACGTGCGTCCCTCACCGTTGGTGGCCGCGTTCTCGTCGCGCGGGCCAAACATGATCACGCCGGAGATCCTGAAGCCGGACATCATCGGGCCGGGGGTGAACATCCTGGCGGCGTGGACCGGCAAGGCAGGGCCAACTGGTCTCGCCGCGGACACGCGGCGCGTCAACTTCAACATCATCTCCGGCACGTCCATGTCGTGCCCGCACGTGAGCGGCCTCGCCGCGCTGCTCCGGAGCGCGCACCCGGAGTGGAGCCCCGCCGCCGTGCGCTCGGCGCTCATGACGACGGCCTACTCCACGTACACCGGCGGGGCCGGGGCGCCCATCCTCGACGCGGCGACCGGCGCGGCCGCCACGCCGTTCGACTACGGCGCCGGGCACGTGGACCCGACCCGCGCGGTGGAGCCGGGGCTGGTGTACGACCTCGGCACCAGCGACTATGTGGACTTCCTGTGCGCGCTCAAGTACACGCCCAACATGATCGCCGCGCTGGCGCGGAACAAGACCTACGGGTGCGCCGCGAACAAGACCTACGCCGTCGCCAACCTCAACTACCCGTCCTTCTCCGTGGCCTACTCCACGGcgaacggcgaggccggggactCCGGCGCCACCACGGTGACGCACACGCGCACGCTCACCAACGTGGGCGCGGCGGGCACGTACAAGGTGGACGCCTCGGTGTCCATGTCCGGCGTGACCGTCGACGTGAAGCCGGCCGAGCTGGAGTTCACGGCGGCCGGCGAGAAGAAGAGCTACACGGTGAGCTTCACGGCGGCCAAGTCGCAGCCGTCGGGCACCGCCGGCTTCGGCCGGCTCGTGTGGTCGGACGGTAAGCACACCGTGGCGAGCCCGATAGCGATAACGTGGACATGA